The proteins below are encoded in one region of Mangifera indica cultivar Alphonso chromosome 7, CATAS_Mindica_2.1, whole genome shotgun sequence:
- the LOC123221738 gene encoding actin-depolymerizing factor, translated as MSFRGTNASSGMGVAEHSKITYMELQRKKVYRYLIFKIDEKKNEVVVEKTGGPAEGYEDFTASLPENDCRYAVYDFDFVTSENCQKSKIFFIAWSPSVSRIRSKMLYATSKDRFRRALEGIHYEIQATDPTEMDLEVLRERAH; from the exons ATGTCTTTCAGAGGA ACAAATGCTTCTTCCGGCATGGGGGTGGCTGAACATAGCAAAATCACATATATGGAATTGCAGAGGAAGAAGGTATACCGCTATCTGATCTTTAAGATTgatgagaagaaaaatgaggTTGTCGTAGAGAAGACCGGAGGCCCAGCTGAGGGCTATGAAGATTTTACTGCGTCGTTGCCTGAGAATGATTGTCGATATGCAGTTTATGACTTCGATTTTGTGACCTCTGAAAACTGCCAAAAGAGCAAGATCTTTTTCATAGCATG GTCTCCTTCTGTTTCTCGAATTCGATCCAAGATGCTTTATGCAACATCTAAGGACAGGTTCAGGAGGGCTCTGGAGGGCATCCACTATGAAATCCAGGCAACTGACCCAACTGAGATGGATCTTGAGGTGCTCAGAGAGCGTGCACACTGA
- the LOC123221944 gene encoding uncharacterized protein LOC123221944 isoform X2, whose product MFSHIDLLSSLQNPTEKTVFSQQNYTYKPWLQHTKSQQHKYIPARIHLHSLDRQKMGCGKSKHDVATGNTVARKKSNVGDQAKDIGTVLENGAKNKDITNSSLVQQQETNQNVNGDNPQTEVRDIAENKASGEEKHAPEERLISKESPNHFFSSRKEEEVVEGIVSDQKSDYDSPRLETAVKENLFNDNENVNNEVETTEETKNVEEAVVKVESTSKEAGVSAPTEKEESAALTTNDLKTV is encoded by the exons ATGTTTTCTCATATTGACCTCCTTTCCAGCCTTCAAAACCCAACAGAAAAAACTGTTTTTTCTCAACAAAACTACACATATAAACCATGGCTGCAACACACAAAATCCCAACAACACAAATACATACCAGCCAGAATTCACCTTCACAGTCTTGACAGACAGAAAATGGGTTGTGGAAAATCAAAACATGATGTAGCAACTGGGAACACAGTCGCCAGGAAGAAATCGAATGTTGGTGATCAAGCCAAGGACATTGGAACCGTCCTGGAAAATGGAGCCAAAAATAAGGATATTACAAACTCTTCATTGGTGCAACAGCAAGAGACGAATCAGAATGTCAATGGAGACAATCCTCAGACTGAGGTAAGGGATATAGCTGAAAACAAGGCATCAGGCGAAGAAAAGCACGCACCAGAAGAAAGACTGATATCTAAAGAATCACCGAatcatttcttttcttcaagaaaagaagaggaagttgTTGAAGGAATTGTTTCTGATCAAAAGTCTGATTATGACTCTCCTCGCCTTGAAACTGCAGTCAAGGAGAATTTGTTCAATGACAATGAGAATGTTAACAATGAAGTAGAAACCACAGAAGAAACCAAAAATG TAGAAGAAGCAGTTGTCAAAGTAGAAAGCACATCCAAGGAAGCAGGAGTTTCAGCTCCTACTGAAAAG GAAGAATCGGCGGCCTTAACAACCAATGATCTGAAAACTGTCTGA
- the LOC123220743 gene encoding cryptochrome-1 isoform X2 — protein sequence MDGNKTIVWFRRDLRIEDNPALAAAARGGSVFPVYIWCPKEEEQFYPGRVSRWWLKESLAHLGQSLKSLGAELVLIKTQSTLAALMECINAVKATKVVFNHLYDPVSLVRDHSIKEKLVELGISVQSYNGDLLYEPWEIYDERGDAFTTFDPYWDKCLHMQMEPVSVLPPWRLMQVAGKVENCSIEELGLENESEKSSNALLGRGWSPGWSNADKVLTEFVEQHLLHYSKNRQKLGGNATSLLSPYLHFGELSVRKVFQCVRMKQLLWAKEENLEGKDSVVLFLRAMGLREYSRYICFNFPFSHERSLLGNLKYFPWHADLGNFKVWRQGRTGYPLVDAGMRELWATGWIHNRIRVIVSSFAVKFLLLPWRWGMKYFWDTLLDADLESDILGWQYISGSLPDGHELERLDSPEIQGSKFDPEGEYVRQWLPELARMPTEWIHHPWDAPVAVLKAAGVELGLNYPKPIIDLDLARERLTQAIFKMWEMEAASRATNSSEPNEVVIDNSDSVQASAIPEVGIIRERTPCPSISSNDQKVPSFQIGKSNPTCRKRPKDVEEERPHINVLHDHNNNAGNARTDEDLCSTAESSAAKKQSTSNISFSVPQPCSSSKVKPSQEYDYSEFKRPWLAQIDMEQSSGKGGAT from the exons ATGGATGGCAATAAGACCATAGTATGGTTTAGAAGGGACCTTAGGATTGAGGACAATCCTGCTTTAGCAGCTGCTGCTAGGGGTGGTAGTGTCTTTCCTGTCTATATATGGTGCcctaaagaagaagaacaatTCTACCCTGGTCGAGTATCAAGGTGGTGGTTAAAGGAGTCTCTTGCCCACTTGGGGCAATCCCTAAAGTCTCTTGGGGCTGAACTTGTGTTGATCAAAACCCAGAGTACTCTTGCTGCTCTTATGGAGTGCATCAATGCAGTAAAGGCAACAAAAGTCGTATTTAACCATCTTTACG ATCCTGTTTCGCTTGTTCGTGACCACAGCATTAAAGAAAAACTGGTGGAGCTTGGCATTTCAGTTCAGAGCTATAATGGTGATTTGTTGTATGAACCTTGggaaatatatgatgaaagagGGGATGCTTTTACAACTTTTGATCCCTATTGGGACAAATGTTTGCACATGCAAATGGAACCTGTTTCAGTTCTTCCTCCATGGCGTTTAATGCAAGTGGCAG GAAAGGTTGAAAATTGTTCTATCGAGGAGTTAGGTCTTGAAAATGAATCTGAAAAATCAAGTAATGCCTTATTAGGACGAGGATGGTCTCCCGGTTGGAGCAATGCTGACAAAGTTCTGACTGAGTTTGTTGAACAACACCTCCTTCACTATTCAAAGAACAGACAAAAGCTTGGAGGGAATGCCACTTCACTTTTGTCTCCATATCTCCATTTTGGAGAGCTAAGTGTGAGGAAAGTTTTCCAGTGTGTGCGAATGAAGCAGCTACTATGGGCAAAAGAAGAGAACTTAGAAGGGAAAGACAGTGTGGTTCTTTTTCTTCGGGCCATGGGGCTTAGGGAATACTCCCGTTACATTTGTTTTAACTTTCCATTCAGTCATGAGAGATCATTGTTGggcaatttaaaatattttccttgGCATGCTGATCTGGGCAATTTTAAGGTTTGGAGACAGGGTCGGACTGGTTACCCATTGGTGGATGCTGGAATGAGGGAGCTTTGGGCAACAGGTTGGATACACAACCGAATTAGAGTGATTGTTTCAAGTTTTGCTGTGAAGTTTCTGCTTCTCCCATGGAGATGGGGAATGAAATATTTCTGGGACACACTTTTGGATGCGGATTTGGAAAGTGATATTCTTGGCTGGCAGTATATTTCTGGCAGCTTACCAGATGGCCATGAACTTGAACGATTAGATAGCCCAGAG ATTCAAGGGTCTAAATTTGACCCAGAAGGTGAATACGTGAGACAATGGCTGCCTGAGCTGGCTAGAATGCCGACCGAGTGGATCCATCATCCTTGGGATGCACCTGTTGCTGTTCTTAAAGCTGCTGGGGTTGAGCTGGGATTAAACTATCCGAAACCGATAATAGACTTAGACTTAGCTAGAGAACGTTTAACGCAAGCAATATTCAAAATGTGGGAAATGGAAGCTGCTTCCAGGGCCACAAACTCAAGTGAGCCAAATGAAGTTGTTATAGATAATTCTGATAGTGTTCAAGCTTCAGCCATTCCAGAGGTTGGCATAATAAGGGAAAGGACTCCTTGTCCTTCAATTTCATCTAATGATCAGAAGGTGCCCTCTTTTCAAATTGGCAAGAGTAATCCAACTTGTAGGAAGAGACCAAAAGATGTGGAAGAAGAAAGGCCGCACATAAATGTTTTGCATGATCACAACAACAATGCTGGGAATGCAAGAACGGATGAAGATTTGTGCTCCACAGCTGAATCTTCAGCAGCTAAGAAGCAGAGCACAAGCAACATTTCATTTTCTGTTCCTCAGCCTTGTTCTTCATCAAAAGTCAAGCCTTCACAGGAGTATGACTACTCGGAGTTCAAGCGACCATGGCTAGCACAAATTGACATGGAACAGAGTTCAGGCAAGGGAG GAGCTACGTGA
- the LOC123220743 gene encoding cryptochrome-1 isoform X1 produces MHQTCVLLLCGLAVFIAKGRSELLNMDGNKTIVWFRRDLRIEDNPALAAAARGGSVFPVYIWCPKEEEQFYPGRVSRWWLKESLAHLGQSLKSLGAELVLIKTQSTLAALMECINAVKATKVVFNHLYDPVSLVRDHSIKEKLVELGISVQSYNGDLLYEPWEIYDERGDAFTTFDPYWDKCLHMQMEPVSVLPPWRLMQVAGKVENCSIEELGLENESEKSSNALLGRGWSPGWSNADKVLTEFVEQHLLHYSKNRQKLGGNATSLLSPYLHFGELSVRKVFQCVRMKQLLWAKEENLEGKDSVVLFLRAMGLREYSRYICFNFPFSHERSLLGNLKYFPWHADLGNFKVWRQGRTGYPLVDAGMRELWATGWIHNRIRVIVSSFAVKFLLLPWRWGMKYFWDTLLDADLESDILGWQYISGSLPDGHELERLDSPEIQGSKFDPEGEYVRQWLPELARMPTEWIHHPWDAPVAVLKAAGVELGLNYPKPIIDLDLARERLTQAIFKMWEMEAASRATNSSEPNEVVIDNSDSVQASAIPEVGIIRERTPCPSISSNDQKVPSFQIGKSNPTCRKRPKDVEEERPHINVLHDHNNNAGNARTDEDLCSTAESSAAKKQSTSNISFSVPQPCSSSKVKPSQEYDYSEFKRPWLAQIDMEQSSGKGGAT; encoded by the exons ATGCACCAAACTTGTGTACTACTTTTATGTGGGCTTGCTGTGTTTATAGCTAA GGGAAGATCTGAGTTACTCAACATGGATGGCAATAAGACCATAGTATGGTTTAGAAGGGACCTTAGGATTGAGGACAATCCTGCTTTAGCAGCTGCTGCTAGGGGTGGTAGTGTCTTTCCTGTCTATATATGGTGCcctaaagaagaagaacaatTCTACCCTGGTCGAGTATCAAGGTGGTGGTTAAAGGAGTCTCTTGCCCACTTGGGGCAATCCCTAAAGTCTCTTGGGGCTGAACTTGTGTTGATCAAAACCCAGAGTACTCTTGCTGCTCTTATGGAGTGCATCAATGCAGTAAAGGCAACAAAAGTCGTATTTAACCATCTTTACG ATCCTGTTTCGCTTGTTCGTGACCACAGCATTAAAGAAAAACTGGTGGAGCTTGGCATTTCAGTTCAGAGCTATAATGGTGATTTGTTGTATGAACCTTGggaaatatatgatgaaagagGGGATGCTTTTACAACTTTTGATCCCTATTGGGACAAATGTTTGCACATGCAAATGGAACCTGTTTCAGTTCTTCCTCCATGGCGTTTAATGCAAGTGGCAG GAAAGGTTGAAAATTGTTCTATCGAGGAGTTAGGTCTTGAAAATGAATCTGAAAAATCAAGTAATGCCTTATTAGGACGAGGATGGTCTCCCGGTTGGAGCAATGCTGACAAAGTTCTGACTGAGTTTGTTGAACAACACCTCCTTCACTATTCAAAGAACAGACAAAAGCTTGGAGGGAATGCCACTTCACTTTTGTCTCCATATCTCCATTTTGGAGAGCTAAGTGTGAGGAAAGTTTTCCAGTGTGTGCGAATGAAGCAGCTACTATGGGCAAAAGAAGAGAACTTAGAAGGGAAAGACAGTGTGGTTCTTTTTCTTCGGGCCATGGGGCTTAGGGAATACTCCCGTTACATTTGTTTTAACTTTCCATTCAGTCATGAGAGATCATTGTTGggcaatttaaaatattttccttgGCATGCTGATCTGGGCAATTTTAAGGTTTGGAGACAGGGTCGGACTGGTTACCCATTGGTGGATGCTGGAATGAGGGAGCTTTGGGCAACAGGTTGGATACACAACCGAATTAGAGTGATTGTTTCAAGTTTTGCTGTGAAGTTTCTGCTTCTCCCATGGAGATGGGGAATGAAATATTTCTGGGACACACTTTTGGATGCGGATTTGGAAAGTGATATTCTTGGCTGGCAGTATATTTCTGGCAGCTTACCAGATGGCCATGAACTTGAACGATTAGATAGCCCAGAG ATTCAAGGGTCTAAATTTGACCCAGAAGGTGAATACGTGAGACAATGGCTGCCTGAGCTGGCTAGAATGCCGACCGAGTGGATCCATCATCCTTGGGATGCACCTGTTGCTGTTCTTAAAGCTGCTGGGGTTGAGCTGGGATTAAACTATCCGAAACCGATAATAGACTTAGACTTAGCTAGAGAACGTTTAACGCAAGCAATATTCAAAATGTGGGAAATGGAAGCTGCTTCCAGGGCCACAAACTCAAGTGAGCCAAATGAAGTTGTTATAGATAATTCTGATAGTGTTCAAGCTTCAGCCATTCCAGAGGTTGGCATAATAAGGGAAAGGACTCCTTGTCCTTCAATTTCATCTAATGATCAGAAGGTGCCCTCTTTTCAAATTGGCAAGAGTAATCCAACTTGTAGGAAGAGACCAAAAGATGTGGAAGAAGAAAGGCCGCACATAAATGTTTTGCATGATCACAACAACAATGCTGGGAATGCAAGAACGGATGAAGATTTGTGCTCCACAGCTGAATCTTCAGCAGCTAAGAAGCAGAGCACAAGCAACATTTCATTTTCTGTTCCTCAGCCTTGTTCTTCATCAAAAGTCAAGCCTTCACAGGAGTATGACTACTCGGAGTTCAAGCGACCATGGCTAGCACAAATTGACATGGAACAGAGTTCAGGCAAGGGAG GAGCTACGTGA
- the LOC123221943 gene encoding lipase-like, translating into MGQKTWLILLVFSCLFSISCGRELKVKHKNNLPIYNHTLATILVEYASAVYMSDLTQLFTWTCPRCDGLTKGFEIIELIVDVQHCLQGFVGVAKDLDAIVIAFRGTQEHSIQNWVEDLFWKQLDLNYPGMPDAMVHHGFYSAYHNTTIRPGVLSAIKRANEMYGDLEVIVTGHSMGGAMAAFCGLDLAVNHEVQDVQVMTFGQPRIGNAAFASCYSQLVPNTIRITNEHDMVPHLPPYYYYFPQKTYHHFPREVWLYNIGMGSLVYEVEKICDGSGEDPTCSRSVTGNSISDHLAYFGVHMGCDTWRSCGIVMDPQVVEYRKTDFEGNFILSRNPAIPTVGNM; encoded by the exons ATGGGACAGAAGACATGGTTGATATTGCTGGTGTTTTCGTGTCTATTTAGCATCTCCTGTGGTAGAG AACTTAAGGTTAAGCACAAGAATAATCTACCTATTTACAATCATACTCTTGCCACAATTTTAGTGGAATATGCTTCTGCA GTTTACATGTCAGATTTGACACAACTGTTTACTTGGACGTGCCCAAGATGTGATGGCCTGACCAAG GGATTTGAAATAATAGAACTCATTGTTGATGTCCAGCACTGCTTGCAG GGTTTTGTTGGGGTGGCAAAGGATCTTGATGCTATTGTCATTGCTTTTAGAGGAACTCAAGAACACAG CATACAAAATTGGGTTGAAGACCTATTTTGGAAACAGCTTGATTTGAATTACCCTGGCATGCCTGATGCAATG GTGCACCATGGATTTTATAGTGCTTACCACAACACAACCATTCGACCGGGGGTTCTGAGTGCCATTAAAAGAGCAAATGAGATGTATGGAGACCTTGAAGTCATAGTGACAGGGCATTCTATGGGAGGGGCTATGGCTGCATTTTGTGGACTTGATCTTGCA GTAAATCATGAAGTTCAGGATGTTCAGGTTATGACATTTGGACAACCTCGTATTGGCAATGCAGCTTTTGCATCCTGCTATAGCCAACTTGTCCCAAACACAATTCGCATCACAAATGAACATGATATGGTCCCTCATCTGCCTCCGTACTATTATTATTTCCCGCAGAAGACATATCACCATTTCCCTAGAGAG GTATGGCTATATAACATTGGAATGGGAAGCTTGGTTTATGAAGTTGAGAAGATTTGTGATGGTTCAGGTGAAGACCCAACCTGCAGCAG GTCAGTGACTGGGAATAGCATATCCGATCATTTGGCTTATTTTGGTGTTCACATGGGGTGTGACACGTGGAGATCATGTGGAATTGTGATGGATCCACAAGTAGTAGAATACAGGAAAACTGATTTCGAAGGGAATTTTATCTTGTCTAGGAATCCTGCGATACCTACTGTGGGCAACATGTGA
- the LOC123221944 gene encoding uncharacterized protein LOC123221944 isoform X1 yields the protein MFSHIDLLSSLQNPTEKTVFSQQNYTYKPWLQHTKSQQHKYIPARIHLHSLDRQKMGCGKSKHDVATGNTVARKKSNVGDQAKDIGTVLENGAKNKDITNSSLVQQQETNQNVNGDNPQTEVRDIAENKASGEEKHAPEERLISKESPNHFFSSRKEEEVVEGIVSDQKSDYDSPRLETAVKENLFNDNENVNNEVETTEETKNVVEEAVVKVESTSKEAGVSAPTEKEESAALTTNDLKTV from the exons ATGTTTTCTCATATTGACCTCCTTTCCAGCCTTCAAAACCCAACAGAAAAAACTGTTTTTTCTCAACAAAACTACACATATAAACCATGGCTGCAACACACAAAATCCCAACAACACAAATACATACCAGCCAGAATTCACCTTCACAGTCTTGACAGACAGAAAATGGGTTGTGGAAAATCAAAACATGATGTAGCAACTGGGAACACAGTCGCCAGGAAGAAATCGAATGTTGGTGATCAAGCCAAGGACATTGGAACCGTCCTGGAAAATGGAGCCAAAAATAAGGATATTACAAACTCTTCATTGGTGCAACAGCAAGAGACGAATCAGAATGTCAATGGAGACAATCCTCAGACTGAGGTAAGGGATATAGCTGAAAACAAGGCATCAGGCGAAGAAAAGCACGCACCAGAAGAAAGACTGATATCTAAAGAATCACCGAatcatttcttttcttcaagaaaagaagaggaagttgTTGAAGGAATTGTTTCTGATCAAAAGTCTGATTATGACTCTCCTCGCCTTGAAACTGCAGTCAAGGAGAATTTGTTCAATGACAATGAGAATGTTAACAATGAAGTAGAAACCACAGAAGAAACCAAAAATG TAGTAGAAGAAGCAGTTGTCAAAGTAGAAAGCACATCCAAGGAAGCAGGAGTTTCAGCTCCTACTGAAAAG GAAGAATCGGCGGCCTTAACAACCAATGATCTGAAAACTGTCTGA